GCGCGGGTTGGTGAAATTAGGCGATGTCGTGCACCGTCTGCGCCGAGCGCGCCAGTTGGTGGCACAGTTGCAAAGGCGCCTTGACGCCGTGACCCGGCAAATCAAGGCGCGGCAGCGGGGCAGGCTCCGCCCGACGGTCGTCGTGGAAATCGCTCCCCCTCCATCGCTGATGGTCGTCGGGTCGCGCAACTACATTGATGACGCCATCGCGCGCGCTGGTGGGCGCAACGCCTTCGCCGACGCCCCGCAACCTTTTCCCGTCGTCAGTTTGGAAGCGCTGGTGGCGAAAGACCCCGATGTGTATATCGTGGCGACGAAAAAGCCGTCGGAAGCGGTGCGCGATGCGGTGCGGCAGCGGGCGGGTTTTGGGGCGCTGCGGTGCGTCCGCGCCGGGCGCGTCTTCGCCGTTGACCCTGACCTGCTGTTGCGCCCGACGCCTCGTCTCGTGGACGGCGTGGAGAAGTTGGCACAACTTTTGTGGCAAGGAGGTTTGCCCTTGAAGGCGACGCCACACCCCGCCGACAA
The bacterium HR17 genome window above contains:
- the btuF_1 gene encoding Vitamin B12-binding protein; protein product: MHRRWRTVCGVVVALGLLNGVTIARTVRDDLGRTVTVPARVRRIVSLTPAATESLFALGAGERVVGVCSACDYPPSVKKLPQVGDFAKPSLERIVALRPDLIVISSATIPAAIADDLQRRAGVPVFVLRPQTLQDVMRGLVKLGDVVHRLRRARQLVAQLQRRLDAVTRQIKARQRGRLRPTVVVEIAPPPSLMVVGSRNYIDDAIARAGGRNAFADAPQPFPVVSLEALVAKDPDVYIVATKKPSEAVRDAVRQRAGFGALRCVRAGRVFAVDPDLLLRPTPRLVDGVEKLAQLLWQGGLPLKATPHPADKRAQMLDEVDPQGLVAP